A genomic window from Sulfurimonas sp. hsl 1-7 includes:
- the folP gene encoding dihydropteroate synthase, with protein sequence MEIKKLSNEIDIQKYLIELGVDSGGVKILASKAKTEVFYIKDLAVGGANILKQDALSIGADLAVPRGTVIAKTPHVDCILIATTKQIETLAKKELAQPFGLKEVALQLQNYLKTRKAHDVEIMGIVNANDDSFFSGSRFFGDAAVARIEKMIEDGADIIDIGGVSSRPNAPEVSAKEELERLQPILDAIGKNKLYEKVKFSIDSYTPSVVQYSLENGFKIVNDITGFENDTLCKLTAGYNASAVVMHMQGTPQTMQANPQYSDVILDVYKYLQMQTQKLEDFGVQDIILDVGIGFGKTLDDNLQLLKHLEHFSSLGKQLLIGASRKSMIDKITPSAIEERLAGTLVLHLEAIRNGASIIRAHDVYEHKQALEVFKKIQKV encoded by the coding sequence ATGGAGATTAAAAAACTTTCCAACGAGATCGATATTCAAAAATATTTAATCGAACTAGGTGTTGACAGCGGCGGTGTTAAAATCTTAGCATCAAAAGCAAAAACTGAAGTCTTTTATATCAAAGACCTGGCAGTAGGCGGGGCAAACATTCTCAAGCAGGATGCGCTCTCAATAGGTGCTGATCTTGCAGTACCACGAGGGACTGTCATTGCAAAAACACCTCATGTTGATTGTATATTAATAGCTACAACAAAGCAGATCGAGACACTCGCAAAAAAAGAGCTGGCACAACCTTTTGGACTTAAAGAGGTAGCACTTCAATTACAAAACTATCTAAAAACAAGAAAAGCTCATGATGTTGAGATTATGGGAATTGTCAATGCAAATGACGACAGCTTTTTTAGCGGTTCAAGATTTTTTGGAGATGCTGCCGTAGCTAGAATAGAGAAGATGATCGAAGATGGGGCAGACATTATAGATATCGGGGGTGTTTCATCACGACCCAATGCTCCTGAAGTAAGTGCTAAAGAGGAGCTAGAGAGATTACAACCTATACTTGATGCCATTGGGAAAAACAAGCTGTATGAAAAAGTGAAGTTTAGTATAGATTCTTATACTCCGAGCGTTGTTCAATATTCGCTAGAGAATGGTTTTAAAATCGTAAATGACATTACCGGTTTTGAAAACGATACGCTATGTAAACTAACTGCCGGATATAATGCAAGTGCAGTAGTGATGCATATGCAAGGGACTCCTCAAACAATGCAAGCAAATCCTCAGTATAGTGATGTTATTCTTGATGTATATAAGTACCTACAAATGCAGACACAAAAGCTAGAAGATTTTGGAGTACAAGATATTATCTTAGATGTTGGAATCGGATTTGGTAAAACACTGGATGATAACCTTCAACTGTTGAAGCATTTAGAACATTTTAGCTCACTCGGCAAACAGTTGCTCATCGGTGCTTCAAGAAAATCGATGATTGACAAGATAACCCCCTCAGCTATTGAAGAGAGGCTGGCCGGAACACTTGTACTTCATTTAGAAGCGATAAGAAACGGTGCTTCTATTATTCGAGCTCACGATGTATATGAACATAAACAGGCTTTAGAGGTATTTAAAAAAATACAAAAGGTGTAA
- a CDS encoding DNA polymerase III subunit delta' — translation MQANESLKGHIIISKELENEIEQLERRLSGHRVVKFIEETFKIEHAKEVMAAAYVSESTTKYIILAAIDFTDVAQNSLLKLLEEPPTNIEFVIITTTKSTLLPTIRSRLPILKVDTSHEIKELEISLARLDYDQIFSFLKANARVSKNEAKELIESLFYKAVVVEKLILSQKQLETFDKAYRLVELNSRPQSVFAMLLMGFTQER, via the coding sequence ATGCAAGCTAATGAGTCTCTAAAGGGTCATATTATCATCTCAAAAGAGCTTGAGAATGAGATAGAACAACTAGAGAGACGTTTAAGCGGGCACCGCGTAGTAAAGTTTATAGAAGAGACTTTCAAAATTGAACATGCAAAAGAGGTGATGGCCGCTGCGTATGTAAGTGAATCAACGACAAAATATATCATCTTAGCGGCGATCGATTTTACGGATGTCGCTCAAAATTCACTTCTAAAGCTTTTAGAAGAACCCCCTACAAATATTGAGTTTGTCATTATTACAACGACAAAATCAACACTGCTTCCAACGATTCGCTCAAGACTGCCAATATTAAAAGTGGATACTTCACATGAGATCAAAGAGCTTGAAATAAGTTTGGCAAGACTCGACTATGATCAGATATTTTCCTTTTTAAAAGCAAATGCAAGAGTCTCAAAAAATGAAGCAAAAGAGTTGATTGAATCACTTTTTTATAAAGCGGTAGTAGTTGAAAAACTTATCCTCTCTCAAAAACAACTTGAAACCTTTGATAAAGCATATAGACTAGTGGAACTGAATTCACGTCCACAAAGTGTTTTTGCAATGCTATTAATGGGATTTACTCAGGAGCGCTAA
- a CDS encoding HobA family DNA replication regulator: protein MLDFAQWSLDAIREEGGSLSWLEEHRFEWSKTTAFALEQILNGKTVILITDQKRKWLERYILDAINSVDIDRPLIPIVTIDSLYTHYNNISGGEMIDMVDDLISLSYKNDHFFWYIGKGDDKRSDIAKRKDNSYFWTFDEDFNNAFTLKSYDPLLDIKLLQLYRLFDASLNATMFGEVDAS from the coding sequence ATGTTAGATTTTGCACAGTGGAGTCTCGATGCTATTCGTGAAGAGGGCGGGTCTCTAAGCTGGCTTGAAGAACATAGATTTGAATGGTCTAAAACAACTGCATTCGCACTGGAGCAAATTCTAAACGGCAAGACAGTTATTTTAATTACCGATCAAAAGAGAAAATGGTTAGAGCGCTATATTTTAGATGCTATTAACAGCGTTGATATCGATAGACCTCTTATCCCTATCGTAACGATAGATTCTCTTTATACTCACTACAACAATATCAGTGGAGGAGAGATGATCGATATGGTAGATGACCTTATCTCCCTTTCGTATAAAAATGATCATTTCTTCTGGTACATCGGTAAAGGTGATGATAAAAGAAGTGATATAGCAAAAAGAAAAGACAATAGCTACTTCTGGACATTTGATGAAGATTTTAACAATGCATTTACGCTAAAGTCTTACGATCCACTATTAGATATAAAACTTTTACAGCTTTATAGACTTTTTGATGCATCTTTAAATGCAACAATGTTCGGAGAGGTTGATGCAAGCTAA
- a CDS encoding aspartate kinase: MLIVQKFGGTSVGDLERIQNVANRVAKTKEAGNDVVVVVSAMSGETNKLVSYAEHFSETPARAEMDMLLSSGERVTASLLSIALQEMGYKATAMSGRKAGIVTDNSHTKARIEDIDPTSMQDAVKEGKIVVVAGFQGVNEYGDVTTLGRGGSDLSAVAIAGALKADLCEIYTDVTGIFTTDPRIEPKAHKLDKISYDEMLELASLGAKVLQNRSVEMAKKLNVNLVTRSSFSDEEGTLITKEENIMEKPLVSGIALDKNQARISLLGVKDRPGIASEIFNKLARAEVNVDMIVQNKAVDDTTNIDFTVAKSDLHDAKAVVDTFVQEGEIKDDTYNEAICKVSVVGVGMKSHAGVAAKAFTTMADNNININMISTSEIKVSMVIDEKYAELAVRSLHDAYELEK; this comes from the coding sequence ATGTTAATTGTTCAAAAGTTCGGTGGAACTAGTGTTGGAGATTTGGAGCGTATCCAAAACGTTGCAAATCGTGTTGCAAAAACAAAAGAGGCTGGCAATGATGTAGTAGTTGTTGTTTCTGCTATGAGTGGTGAAACAAACAAACTTGTTAGTTATGCTGAACACTTTTCAGAGACTCCGGCTCGTGCAGAGATGGATATGCTTCTTAGTTCAGGTGAAAGAGTAACTGCATCGCTGCTTTCTATTGCACTTCAAGAGATGGGGTATAAAGCAACAGCAATGAGTGGTAGAAAAGCTGGAATAGTTACAGATAACAGCCACACAAAAGCACGTATTGAGGATATCGATCCTACATCGATGCAAGATGCTGTAAAAGAGGGAAAAATTGTAGTTGTCGCAGGTTTCCAAGGTGTAAACGAGTATGGTGACGTAACAACACTTGGTCGCGGTGGAAGTGATTTAAGTGCCGTTGCGATTGCAGGTGCATTAAAAGCCGACCTTTGTGAGATCTATACAGATGTTACAGGTATTTTTACTACGGACCCTAGAATTGAGCCTAAGGCACATAAACTAGACAAAATATCTTATGACGAGATGTTAGAGTTAGCAAGCCTTGGTGCAAAAGTTCTTCAAAACCGTTCGGTAGAGATGGCAAAAAAATTAAACGTAAATTTAGTAACAAGATCAAGCTTTTCAGATGAAGAGGGAACATTAATAACAAAAGAGGAAAACATTATGGAAAAACCATTAGTAAGTGGAATTGCTTTAGATAAAAATCAAGCTCGTATATCACTTTTAGGTGTAAAAGACAGACCTGGTATTGCAAGTGAAATTTTCAACAAACTCGCACGTGCAGAAGTAAATGTTGACATGATAGTACAAAACAAAGCAGTTGACGACACTACAAACATTGATTTTACGGTTGCAAAAAGCGATCTTCATGATGCTAAAGCAGTGGTTGACACATTTGTTCAAGAGGGTGAGATTAAAGATGACACATACAATGAAGCTATCTGTAAAGTTTCAGTTGTGGGTGTTGGTATGAAATCTCATGCCGGTGTAGCTGCAAAAGCTTTCACAACAATGGCTGATAACAACATCAACATCAACATGATATCAACTTCAGAGATTAAAGTATCTATGGTAATCGATGAAAAATATGCAGAGTTAGCAGTAAGAAGCTTACATGATGCATACGAGTTAGAGAAGTAG
- a CDS encoding RNA pyrophosphohydrolase has translation MKIEEQYRPNVAMIIVSHEYPQKKNIFIAQRNDLGDIWQFPQGGIDEGEEVLDALFREMEEEIGTAAAEIVAEYPEWISYDFPAKIAKSMKPYKGQTQRYFLVKLDKDAKIDLETHHPEFSSYKFVDVDEVLDITAHFKKPVYENVINYFKDEGLL, from the coding sequence ATGAAAATAGAAGAACAATATCGTCCGAATGTGGCTATGATCATCGTGTCACATGAGTATCCGCAGAAAAAAAATATTTTTATAGCACAAAGAAATGACCTCGGAGATATTTGGCAGTTTCCTCAAGGGGGAATCGATGAAGGCGAAGAGGTACTTGATGCACTGTTCCGTGAGATGGAAGAGGAGATCGGTACAGCAGCAGCTGAAATCGTTGCAGAATACCCTGAATGGATATCGTATGATTTTCCTGCAAAGATTGCTAAAAGTATGAAGCCGTACAAAGGGCAGACACAAAGATACTTTTTGGTGAAACTTGATAAAGATGCGAAGATTGATCTAGAAACGCATCATCCGGAATTTTCTTCATACAAGTTTGTCGATGTTGATGAGGTGCTGGATATCACTGCACATTTCAAAAAACCTGTTTATGAAAACGTAATAAATTATTTTAAAGATGAAGGACTACTTTAA
- a CDS encoding bacteriohemerythrin has translation MNKNIDIFEIFPWDSNFETGIEKIDEQHKKLVEILNRLAAHLASHSNIDELNDIFDELANYADYHFKTEEGVWSQYFENDKWFTEHEKTHGSFLDEVVAIKENKKHKAFDEVIYEIVLFLAQWLAYHILDTDKRMAKVVLEIEAGRSLEDAKKHSNEFMNGSIKTLIDTVLKMYSDISTRTLDLMREKALRIKAEKALQKSEEKWKFILDNSDESIWDCDLQKDQACISQEGSVLDKVITNSLDQFDNFSQIHPDDIERVRKDFLAHLKGETEFYYNKHRVLRKDGSWNWILSRGKVLKRNEEGMAERIIGIHSDITERELSSIIYQNSSQAMFICDQNNKIISINPAFTEITQYKLEDVIGKDPNILASGELDEEFYQRMWSDLFKHDSWSGEVINRRKDGELYIQELNINVVKNPQGLIDHYVGLFSDISEKKKSEDLIVKQANFDPLTDLENRRMFEKRLLEAISLSNRNKLPFAVLFIDLDHFKDINDTLGHVVGDSILIQVASRIKKEIRDTDVLSRFGGDEFTLLLSNIKNTTVIDRIAQNIIDSIKKPFEVQERTLHLSASIGITLYPDDGRDNLSLLRNADQAMYQAKHSGRSKFNYFTSHMQELAQKRHTMLNDMHNAIKEKQFEVYYQPIVDTLSGKVVKAEALVRWNHPQNGLVSPGEFIPLAEESGLIVEIGGWIYKTAVLQVARWRELYDPQFKVSINKSPIQFKTSQTLAEWMAHIDETGVDGTSVIIEVTESILMEEDELVKEKLLTFREKGIEVAIDDFGTGYSSLSYLKKFDIDYLKIDKSFVDNLVTSQQDKVLSEAMIAMAHKLDIQVIAEGVENAEQKEILTSMGCDFIQGYIYSKPLPAKEFERVFLA, from the coding sequence ATGAGCAACACAAAAAACTTGTAGAGATTTTAAACCGCCTGGCTGCACACCTAGCGAGTCATTCAAATATAGATGAATTAAACGATATTTTTGATGAGCTTGCAAATTATGCAGATTATCACTTTAAAACGGAAGAGGGTGTCTGGAGTCAATACTTTGAAAATGACAAATGGTTTACTGAGCATGAAAAGACACACGGCTCTTTTCTGGATGAAGTGGTAGCGATCAAAGAAAATAAAAAGCACAAAGCATTTGACGAGGTTATTTATGAGATTGTCCTTTTCCTGGCACAATGGTTGGCGTACCATATCCTCGACACTGACAAAAGGATGGCAAAAGTTGTTTTAGAGATTGAAGCGGGACGCTCTTTGGAAGATGCGAAAAAACACTCCAATGAGTTTATGAACGGTTCTATAAAAACACTCATCGATACAGTCCTTAAAATGTACAGCGATATCTCGACACGTACACTTGATTTGATGCGTGAAAAAGCACTTAGAATAAAAGCAGAAAAAGCGCTGCAAAAAAGTGAAGAGAAGTGGAAGTTCATACTCGATAACAGTGATGAAAGTATTTGGGACTGTGATCTGCAAAAAGATCAGGCTTGTATCTCTCAAGAGGGTTCAGTGCTTGATAAAGTTATAACTAACTCTCTCGATCAGTTTGATAATTTTTCACAAATTCACCCTGATGATATAGAAAGGGTAAGAAAAGACTTTTTAGCCCATCTCAAAGGGGAAACGGAATTTTATTACAATAAGCACAGAGTACTGCGAAAAGATGGAAGCTGGAACTGGATATTGAGTCGCGGGAAAGTACTCAAGCGGAATGAAGAGGGGATGGCAGAGAGAATCATCGGTATCCATAGCGATATTACTGAACGTGAACTCTCATCTATTATCTATCAAAACAGTTCTCAGGCGATGTTTATCTGTGATCAGAATAATAAAATCATTAGTATCAATCCTGCATTTACAGAGATAACACAATACAAACTTGAAGATGTCATCGGAAAAGATCCGAATATCTTGGCTTCGGGTGAGCTTGATGAAGAGTTTTATCAAAGAATGTGGTCAGATCTTTTTAAGCACGACAGTTGGTCGGGTGAGGTTATTAACAGGCGAAAAGACGGGGAACTCTACATTCAAGAGCTGAACATCAATGTAGTAAAAAATCCTCAGGGGCTGATTGACCATTATGTGGGACTTTTTTCAGATATCAGTGAAAAGAAAAAATCGGAAGACCTTATAGTAAAACAAGCCAATTTTGACCCATTAACCGATCTGGAAAATCGCAGAATGTTTGAGAAGCGTCTTTTAGAAGCGATTAGTTTGTCAAACAGAAATAAACTTCCGTTTGCGGTACTTTTTATAGATCTTGATCATTTTAAAGACATTAATGATACTTTAGGGCATGTTGTAGGGGATTCTATCTTAATTCAAGTCGCATCCAGAATTAAAAAAGAGATAAGAGATACAGACGTGCTCTCAAGGTTTGGCGGTGACGAGTTTACTTTGTTACTTTCAAACATTAAAAATACAACGGTAATCGATCGAATTGCGCAAAATATTATAGACAGCATAAAAAAACCGTTTGAAGTTCAGGAGAGAACACTTCACCTCTCTGCAAGTATCGGTATTACACTTTATCCGGATGATGGAAGAGATAATCTAAGTTTGTTAAGAAATGCTGATCAGGCGATGTACCAGGCAAAGCATAGTGGACGAAGTAAATTTAATTATTTTACCAGTCATATGCAAGAGTTGGCTCAAAAACGTCATACGATGCTTAATGATATGCATAATGCGATTAAAGAAAAACAATTTGAAGTGTATTATCAACCGATAGTTGATACTTTAAGCGGTAAAGTTGTTAAGGCAGAAGCATTGGTGAGATGGAATCATCCTCAAAACGGTTTAGTCAGTCCCGGAGAGTTTATACCTTTAGCAGAAGAGAGCGGGCTAATAGTTGAGATCGGAGGCTGGATATATAAAACAGCTGTCTTACAAGTTGCAAGATGGAGGGAGCTGTATGACCCTCAATTCAAAGTGAGCATAAATAAATCACCGATACAGTTTAAAACTTCTCAAACATTGGCTGAATGGATGGCACATATCGATGAAACGGGAGTAGACGGTACAAGTGTCATTATTGAAGTTACCGAAAGTATATTGATGGAAGAGGATGAACTTGTAAAAGAGAAGCTTCTGACTTTTAGAGAAAAAGGGATAGAGGTAGCTATAGATGATTTTGGAACAGGCTATTCCTCTTTATCATATCTGAAAAAATTTGATATAGATTATCTTAAAATTGACAAGTCTTTTGTAGATAACTTAGTAACATCACAACAAGACAAAGTACTTTCGGAAGCTATGATAGCAATGGCCCATAAGCTTGATATTCAGGTGATTGCCGAAGGTGTTGAAAATGCGGAACAAAAAGAGATATTAACGAGTATGGGGTGTGACTTTATTCAGGGATATATCTATTCCAAACCACTTCCTGCCAAAGAGTTTGAAAGAGTATTTTTAGCTTAA